From the genome of Nicotiana tabacum cultivar K326 chromosome 2, ASM71507v2, whole genome shotgun sequence:
AACGAACATCTTAATAAAGTAGATACACAAACCAGTCAATGTCGACCCAAGATAGCATCTTGGTAAGAAAGATAATTCCAAATACTAGCTAAAATAAAGTATTTACATGTTTTCTTGAACTTATTTACTCACTCCGGTTTCTTACGTCTTCAGAAGGATCCGAAAGTATTCTCACCACTGTAGGTCATGTAGAGGAAGCCATCTTCATCCTTGTGTTCCTCATAAATGGCAGACATCATTGCAGCTGTAACAAAGTGGATAAACAATCAGAAAACAAAGAGGTAAAAGCATAATAACAGTTATTACTTTAGAAAGTTTCTCCTCACCTGTAGGGGGGAGGATATTCTTCACAAAGATAAATATTGCCTTCTCAGCACTGAGCTTAATCCTCTTACGAACAACATACACAAATTGTCCAACAGTCAGATCCGCGGGAACCAAATACCTGCAAGGTATCTTGATGTGATTAACAAACAATTTACAGTTGAACATAAGATTAACTTAAAAAGAGCACTAACACGGGAAATAGCTGTGTCAACTCAGTCAAAGAAGAAAcaattccaaaagaaaaagaaaagagtagaACACTTTCCATCTCACTAGCAGTAAGAAACCATTGTTTGAGTTGCTTAGCACCACTTAaccaaaaagaaagagagaacaaACTATTGCATCAGTCATGCATTTCTATAAATCTCCTCATCAGAGCAAACTAGTGCTCTTTCCAGCCAGATTAATAGTAATACTACTCCATTTTAAAATCTCAAGTAAATAATCTGACAACAACAGTAAATACTTGAATATGCTATTCCATACAAAGACATACCAAAAATATACATTAATCACATCATATATCAAAGGGAAGGGAAGATATAAACGACAATAACCATAATACTTGAACGCAAAAACTAGAAACGATGCAACCTCAAAATTATGAGGAATATATATTGTTATGGCAGAGCATTAGAGGAAATCAAAAGTTCATTTATGACAAAAGAATTAAGTACAGTAAACTTAAGGACATAACCCAAGTAAACATCTCAAGGGACCAGGTGCTAGAATACTAACTTTTTCTTGTCAATATCAGGGATGTCACTTCTTTCGGCCTTCTCCACAATAACCTAAatagtaggaaagaaacaagggaTTAGGTTGGACAAAAAGCACATAAATTTTCTAGCACAACCAGAAGTGCATTGCAAGAGAAAAGACAAAATTGGTACCGGGATTCTATCAGGGTACTTCTCCCTGATACGAGCAGCTTCAGCCTGTCGCCTCTCTAGATGAATGCAATACCGAATTGACAGGAGCATGGCATCCAATGATAGCAGAGAAAGAAAGTTACAATTCAAAGAAAATTCAAAAGAGAAACCTAAAGAAAACTTCAAGTATACAAAAAATACATGCAGGGTATCCACAACAAAACCACGATCACTTCCAAAAGATTATTAGGAGAGCATCAAATGACAGACCTGTTCGAATTAAGAACAAAGAACTTCTAATAAAGTGAGGATTCTTTTGCTCACTACAAGTAGTATGTTCTTATACTGCATATTTTTGTTTACCACATTGCAGCAAATTTTTCACTAAAACTATAGAAGTGCAATAAGTGATCATGCTTGCAAAGACTAGATACGAAAAAGAATCTATTTGGCTACTATTATAGTACAACAAATAGACGACACATAATTGCGTCAAAAATAAACTGTGAAATTCACAAGAGAATAAAACAAAAAAGACCAAGAAATTTAAAACCcaacaaaaagtaaaaatagaATTCCAATAACAAGAATCAAGCATATGCACAAAAGGGTCttaaagatataataataatcccccaccaaaagaaaagaaaaaaaaattgtcacTCTGAACAAACGAATTTCATAATTGGACAAGTCAAAGATCGGATCTTGGAAAAATACCAAGAGGGTGTTCCAATTTGAAGGAGCTTTTGGCCATGGTGATCGGAGAATGATAACCAAAAATTTGGGGTATCTGCAAACTAAGAGATgcaaaaaaattagggtttttcaCAGATAACGGAAAaagattaaaattaaaattaaaataaagagaaaaatccGGAAGATTTAGGGAAGAGTCCTCACACAAAGGAAATCACAAGAGAGTGAAGAAGCAACCAAATTTTTTCTTGCTTATTAAagttaataaaaaataaactGTACTCTATATAATTGGATAATGAAACATCAGACACGCATCTTCAAGTACGTTTTCCGTATTTTATCCCTTTCTGTACTCCTTTTTTCTTTACTAGTAGTAGTATTAACACCGGCGCGGATTACATtaagtatgttaaacatttgAGTTATTTagattatatataaataattttaaaatttaaaccttttttgataaatatagataatcattgtatattaattaagaaatactacataaaaattattaaatatttcttaaatctcctagttataattctatttttcttttttgatatctCTCGCCGGTGTCATTGGATTCAAAAAATAGtgaggaagcaaaataataactcatatttatggcaaaacaatcaaaggTTTAGACTATGAAAGACTCTTTGGATACGACTTGACTCTTTAATTACTGCttcttgaactcttatttggtgtgttgatatttttcaaaaaatatttcagtttttaaaattttatttttcaataataattatttttataataatataagtaaaaatattatccttaattcaaaactcattttagtcggctatctaaaatttaaaaaattctttagccAGTGATTTTGTTTCctagtatgactccattttgatatttgacattaaccatgttaaatatctgagttatttgaattatatgtaaataaccttaaaatttaaaccttctagataattatagataatcgttagatattaattaagaaatactacatgaaaaaaggctaacattttctcaaatctcgtagtgataattttatttttgcaccattcttattggtgtcattggaacctaaaaataatCACAAAGCGATATAATAACTCGTATTTATGAGctatggcaaagcacaaaggctGGCACAATATTAACGATTCTTTGGCTACGACGTGACTCTTTTACTACgacttgaattcttatttggtatactattatcttttaaaaaaatatttctattttgaaatttcaatttcttaaatattatatatttttcaataataattatctttataatgatgcaagtgaaaatattatctttaatttaaaaatccactttaatcggctatttaaaaatttaaatgattctttggccgGTGAAACTTTATTTTagtatgactctattttgagtttatcgatatctctagtcacagattttgaattttgaataccCTACATATACAgattttttgttctttgaatcattaaatgttagattaattgattgttattaTATAACATTGCATATATTATCTTAAAATATCCAACTAATTTTTTCTCGACACCATACTTGaattaacctcaatgcaaactacttaaataacatttaaatttaaattcgaatatcatatcagtttgttagtaatagtgattttttttaaaacgacACACAATGTGAGTTGAAAACAATATTTGAAATTGTTGAGatcaactttcaaatttttttacACTCAACAAAGATAAAACAGAAGAAGAAATTCGTTGTCGTctcttatttttagtttttagatTCTTCGtacatttttttctatatttatttactttt
Proteins encoded in this window:
- the LOC107782293 gene encoding autophagy-related protein 8C-like — protein: MAKSSFKLEHPLERRQAEAARIREKYPDRIPVIVEKAERSDIPDIDKKKYLVPADLTVGQFVYVVRKRIKLSAEKAIFIFVKNILPPTAAMMSAIYEEHKDEDGFLYMTYSGENTFGSF